A DNA window from Gammaproteobacteria bacterium contains the following coding sequences:
- the fliT gene encoding flagellar protein FliT: MDSQQKLDTLLTLSHEMLQMATVGEWEQVESLEQQRQNILPDFSMDSLSEFEQEQIRQKLQLLTELNAIILQMGQRARETHRAESQRMATGKKAVSSYSNSF; the protein is encoded by the coding sequence ATGGACAGTCAACAGAAACTCGATACCTTGCTTACGCTAAGCCATGAAATGCTGCAAATGGCAACCGTAGGTGAATGGGAACAAGTCGAGTCATTAGAACAACAAAGACAAAATATTCTTCCCGATTTTTCTATGGATTCGTTGAGCGAGTTTGAACAGGAGCAGATTCGGCAAAAGCTACAGCTGTTGACTGAGCTGAATGCGATTATTCTGCAAATGGGACAGCGCGCCAGAGAAACTCATCGCGCTGAAAGCCAGCGTATGGCTACGGGTAAGAAAGCCGTATCGTCTTACAGTAACAGCTTTTGA
- the fliS gene encoding flagellar export chaperone FliS, with protein MSSPKAHSAIKAYGKVGAHSGTAYASPHRLILMLLEGALDKIANAKGHMERGDISQKGNFISWAISIVGGLRASLDFEKGGDIASNLEALYDYMERTLVLANAENDVRKLDEVTSLINTIKEAWMQIDSQQQAQAGLAEEQAGDSPGVTGAV; from the coding sequence ATGAGTTCCCCAAAAGCCCATAGTGCGATCAAAGCATACGGTAAGGTTGGCGCCCACTCGGGTACGGCCTATGCCAGCCCGCATCGGCTAATCCTGATGTTGCTTGAAGGCGCACTAGATAAAATTGCCAATGCCAAAGGGCATATGGAAAGGGGCGATATCTCACAGAAGGGAAACTTTATCAGCTGGGCTATTTCGATCGTAGGCGGACTGCGCGCAAGTCTGGATTTTGAAAAAGGTGGTGACATTGCAAGCAATCTTGAGGCGCTGTATGACTACATGGAACGGACACTGGTATTGGCCAATGCCGAAAATGATGTGCGCAAGCTCGACGAAGTTACCAGTTTGATCAATACGATTAAAGAGGCCTGGATGCAGATTGATAGCCAGCAACAGGCTCAGGCGGGACTTGCCGAGGAACAGGCCGGTGATTCACCGGGTGTGACAGGCGCAGTGTAA
- the fliD gene encoding flagellar filament capping protein FliD, producing the protein MAISSLGVGSGLDIQGLVGQLVAAEGSAKQLRLDRKETQLQAKIGAMATVKSALSSFQSSYLSLKLASSYSKLNATSTNETLFTASATTKAAIGAHSIQVESLSQAQSLVAAEVADTSAVVGTGTLTIDFGELTAGPTYTPDASRQATINITDGTLNGIKDAINDADIGITASVIYNGSGYQLTLNSESGAANSMRIAVSGDSDGNDTDANGLSMLTYDPTGTQHMTESLAAQDAVAIIDGVTVSSDTDTISGAIEGVTLNLKKAESGTVSTLRISASTATLATQVGSFVDAFNELSTLLKDLTYYDSESKESGMFIGDSVLRGIESRIRGVLNTSVSSFYDPSVTYNSFASVGITTNEDGTLSLDSSKLSTALSSDLDEVRNLFAGGLAGTKDGKLANNLEFGYTPPNISSEYIAIDITAAATHGAYTSGVAAAGPYTMTASDILKLRVDGGLEITIDNIIGAGLSEADIATQLQTAINSALQASSQKSSVTVNFDAVSSQFSITSNEWGSTSSVEITDAQLQYLNLGFAVSAIQSGTNVQGTIGGESATGSGRTLTGTGNLFKDMEVDYIGATATYSDRVKNITGVFSALDDLLDSYLDSDGIIASRSQIFNEQIDTINSDRSTLLTRLSDLEKRYLLKFSTMDALVAQLNTTGTYLENQLKNLPGPKKS; encoded by the coding sequence ATGGCAATTTCGTCATTAGGCGTAGGCTCAGGTCTTGATATTCAAGGACTTGTAGGCCAATTGGTTGCTGCCGAAGGCAGCGCCAAGCAGTTGCGTCTGGACAGAAAGGAGACACAACTCCAGGCCAAGATCGGTGCAATGGCAACTGTAAAGAGTGCCTTGTCCAGTTTCCAGTCATCTTATTTAAGCCTCAAATTAGCCTCCTCTTACAGCAAGTTGAACGCTACCTCTACCAATGAAACACTTTTTACCGCCTCGGCAACGACCAAAGCGGCAATTGGCGCCCACTCCATTCAGGTGGAAAGTCTTTCTCAGGCACAGAGCCTGGTGGCTGCCGAAGTTGCTGATACCAGCGCGGTGGTTGGTACCGGTACATTGACCATAGATTTTGGTGAATTGACCGCTGGTCCGACCTATACACCTGATGCTTCGCGCCAGGCAACGATCAATATTACTGACGGTACATTGAATGGCATCAAAGATGCGATAAACGATGCGGATATCGGCATTACCGCTAGTGTTATCTATAATGGCAGTGGATATCAGTTAACCTTGAATTCCGAGAGCGGCGCGGCAAATAGCATGCGCATCGCGGTGAGTGGCGATTCGGATGGTAATGACACGGATGCCAACGGACTCTCTATGTTGACTTATGATCCGACTGGCACGCAGCACATGACGGAATCCTTGGCAGCTCAAGACGCTGTTGCAATCATAGACGGGGTTACCGTTAGTAGCGATACCGATACAATCTCTGGTGCCATCGAAGGCGTTACGCTTAATCTTAAAAAAGCGGAATCAGGAACCGTATCGACACTACGCATTTCCGCCAGCACGGCAACACTGGCGACACAGGTAGGAAGCTTTGTCGACGCCTTCAATGAGTTGTCCACTTTGCTAAAAGATTTGACTTACTACGATTCTGAATCCAAAGAGTCGGGCATGTTCATTGGTGATTCGGTGTTGCGTGGAATTGAAAGCCGAATTCGCGGTGTCTTGAATACCAGTGTTTCCAGTTTTTATGATCCGAGTGTGACCTATAATTCGTTTGCATCGGTCGGTATTACCACAAACGAAGATGGAACGCTTAGCTTAGACTCCTCCAAGTTGTCTACTGCGTTGTCGTCAGACCTGGATGAGGTGCGGAATCTTTTTGCCGGTGGTCTTGCCGGTACGAAAGATGGCAAACTGGCCAATAATCTGGAGTTCGGTTATACACCGCCAAATATTTCTTCAGAATACATCGCCATCGATATTACCGCAGCGGCAACCCATGGTGCGTATACCTCGGGCGTGGCGGCAGCTGGTCCGTATACCATGACAGCTTCGGATATTTTGAAGTTGAGAGTCGATGGTGGTCTGGAAATCACGATAGATAACATTATTGGTGCCGGTTTATCCGAAGCCGATATTGCAACGCAACTGCAAACGGCAATAAATAGTGCATTACAGGCGAGTAGCCAAAAGTCATCTGTCACTGTAAATTTTGACGCTGTGAGCAGTCAGTTCAGCATAACGTCTAATGAATGGGGCAGTACCTCATCAGTGGAAATTACTGACGCACAACTGCAGTATTTGAACCTGGGTTTTGCGGTTTCCGCCATACAGTCTGGCACCAATGTGCAAGGCACCATAGGCGGTGAAAGTGCGACTGGTAGCGGGCGTACTCTTACAGGTACTGGAAACCTTTTTAAAGATATGGAAGTCGACTATATCGGCGCGACGGCAACCTATAGCGACCGAGTAAAGAATATAACCGGTGTGTTCTCTGCATTGGATGATTTGCTCGACAGTTATCTGGATTCGGATGGCATAATTGCCTCGCGCAGCCAGATATTCAATGAACAGATTGATACAATTAACAGTGATCGATCAACCTTGCTAACCAGGCTGTCCGACCTGGAGAAACGTTATTTATTAAAGTTTAGTACGATGGACGCATTGGTAGCACAGCTGAATACGACGGGAACCTATCTCGAGAATCAGTTGAAGAATTTGCCAGGTCCAAAGAAGTCATAA